The Streptococcus downei MFe28 DNA window AATTAAAACGCTTTCGTAGGCGAGGTAAATGAGAGTAGAGTTAGGAAAAGTATGGCCATTCCAACGGTCATTTTTTTATCGGCAGACTAGTCTGAGAGTCTGTAGAATGAAGGTGTAAGTGGGGGAAAGAATTATGGATGCAGGTAGGAAAAAAATTGATGAACTCCTGTTTTATTTGAGTCAGCAATCTGATTACCAGATGGCAAGTCAGTTGGCTCAAGCGCTCTCTATAAAGCCAAATAGTTTTAGCATCGGGAACTCGGGAGTCATCACAACCTACAAATTGACGGAAAGACAGACGGTCTAATAGTTGATACTCCATGGCATCATCTGATAAGTTATTCAGACGTTGGAGTAAGAGGGTTTTAAACATCATCAAAAAATCTAAGTGTGGGCGTCCACCTTTGGAAGGATTCTTTGTTGGATTGGCGAAAATCCTAGTTAAAATTGGCAGAAATTCTTGCCAATCAATGGCCTTATCTAGACGTTCCAATGGATTTCCTTTTTCACTTAGTTTATTCAATAGCTCAGTATCATCACTAAACAAACGCATACCCTAAACCTCTTCTATTAGTTTTCGGTTACTTTATTATCTTACATTTGACTGTTTAGCGGTGGTTTTTAGAGGTGCCCTTAAGCTTGGACAATATTGAAATCCTTTAGTCTAATAAAATTTGCTAGAAAAGCCTGATATCCTATTGAAAGGAGTCCTTTCCATGTCAACTGTTCACTTTTCCCCCTCCCTCATGTGTATGAATCTGGACAAATTTACACAGGAGATTACTTTTTTAAATGACCATGCCCAGTCCTATCATATTGATATTATGGATGGTCACTTTGTCCCCAATATTCCCCTGCCCCCTTGGTTTATCGGCGAAGTTAGAAAGCTTAGTAGCCTTCCCATGTCGGCCCACTTGATGGTAACTGACCCAACCTTCTGGGTAGACCAGCTGATTGCCATCAAGTGTGACTATATCTGCATGCATGCAGAAGTTATTAATGGCTTGGCTTTCCGCCTGATTGACCAGATTCATGAGGCAGGTCTAAAGGCAGGGGGTTGTCCTCAATCCTGAGACCCCAGTTTCAGCTCTCCTTCCTTATATTAATCTCTTGGATAAGGTGACCATCATGACGGTGGACCCTGGCTTCGCTGGCCAACGCTTCTTGGAAAGCACTTTGGATAAGATTGTTCAATTACGGGAATTGCGGCAGGAAAAGGGTTATCATTATTTGATTGAAATGGATGGCTCATCCAATCGCAAGACTTTCAAGTGCATTGACCAAGCCAATCCAGATATCTATGTTATCGGTCGCAGTGGTCTCTTTGCCGTTACAGATAATATTGAAGAATCCTGGGCCAGAATGTGTCAGGATTATCAGGATATGACTGGTAAGACAGTAGAATAAGTTATTCAAGGCTAGCACTATCGCTGGTCTTTTTGTTTGGTCAAGAGCAGTTGTTTTCTTTCAGAAAACTTGCGTGCGTTAGCTCTGCTACTAACGATTATTTTTGATATAATAATCACTACAAAGAAGCTTGGGTACTGTTCCTTGACTAGTAGTTTACTCTTTTCTCGCTTAGACAATTTTGCTCATGGAAGGAAAATCTTTTTTTGGGTTAAACGAGTTGAGAAATGCTGGGCTACTAACAGT harbors:
- a CDS encoding transposase — encoded protein: MRLFSDDTELLNKLSEKGNPLERLDKAIDWQEFLPILTRIFANPTKNPSKGGRPHLDFLMMFKTLLLQRLNNLSDDAMEYQLLDRLSFRQFVGCDDSRVPDAKTIWLYRERLSQLTCHLVIRLLTQIKQEFINFFPTCIHNSFPHLHLHSTDSQTSLPIKK